Genomic DNA from Acidobacteriota bacterium:
GGGATCAATTTCGCCAGAGGAAATGTTCATGATTGGGCTGGAAAAGAGAGCAACATCATCGCCTATTATGTCAGGAAGTTTTACATTGCCTTCATCGTGCTTTTGATCGGCACGTTCTTTATCTTCATCCTGTCCGATCTTTTTGCTCGATTCCGGAAGCGATTTCTGGAAGTCAAATCCTGACGGGGTAAGAAAAGGAGTTCCCAGAAGGAACAGGGAGATGGAAAAGATCGATACGAAAGGGCTGGAAGGAATCATTGATGATGATGAAATATTTGAGAGGATGCCTCTGTCCCAGAGGGTGCAGCATATCATCCTGGCGGGGAGCTTCATCTTGCTGATCCTCACCGGATTTCCGCTCCTCTTTCCGGAGATGAAGGTGATGCGCTACATCTTCTTTTTCCAGTACAGCTTCTGGGTTCGGGGTCTGCTTCATAGAATCGCCGCCATGTTCCTGATCGGCGTCAGCGTCTACCATATTTTCTATATTGTCTTTTCAGAAGAGGGGAATCGCTTCGCGAAAGAGATGATGCCGAAGCCAAAGGATATCTACGATGCCTCCGCTCTCTTCATGCACAACATCGGCTTGATATCGTTTCTCCACAGGAAGGGGATTCTGAAAAGCTTTCTGGACCGGCATCAGCAATTTCTGTTCAACGAAAGGCCAAAATTCGGGAAATACAACTTCATCGAAAAGTTCGAATACATGGCGGTGGTTTGGGGAAATATCATTATGATCACCACCGGCTTCTTCCTCTGGTTCGAAGAAACCAGCATCGCTCTCTTCCCGAAATTCGTTCTTGATATCATCCGGGTCATCCATGGCTTTGAAGCCATCCTGGCGTTTTTGGCGATCATCATCTGGCATATGTATAATGTTCATCTGAATCCAGAAGCCTTCCCCATGAGCTGGATTTGGCTCAATGGCCAGATCAGCGGCCGGGATCTGAAGCATCATCATCCTCTGGAATACGAGAGGATCGCCAGGGAGAGACTTCAGATGAAGAAGGCCAGTGAACAGGCGGCCAACCTCATTTCTTCAGAGAAACCCCGGTGAGCTCCGCCAGGAGGGAAATGCCATGGTAGGTCCAGAAGGAAAAGGAAAGGTGATCTACGACGCTATCCTCATCACCCTGCTCGGAGTCATGTTGGGTTTTTCTTTCAATTATGCCAGAAAAGATGGCGTGCCCATCATCAAAAAGCCCCTTCCCGTGAAACAAAGCCAAAGTGGTGAAGTGCGAGAGAGCAGGGCAGTCGAACCTCAGGAACCGGAATGGATCGAACTGGAGCTAGCCAGGAAACATTTTGAAGAGAAG
This window encodes:
- a CDS encoding cytochrome b/b6 domain-containing protein, giving the protein MEKIDTKGLEGIIDDDEIFERMPLSQRVQHIILAGSFILLILTGFPLLFPEMKVMRYIFFFQYSFWVRGLLHRIAAMFLIGVSVYHIFYIVFSEEGNRFAKEMMPKPKDIYDASALFMHNIGLISFLHRKGILKSFLDRHQQFLFNERPKFGKYNFIEKFEYMAVVWGNIIMITTGFFLWFEETSIALFPKFVLDIIRVIHGFEAILAFLAIIIWHMYNVHLNPEAFPMSWIWLNGQISGRDLKHHHPLEYERIARERLQMKKASEQAANLISSEKPR